A section of the Microbacterium sp. MM2322 genome encodes:
- a CDS encoding DNA glycosylase AlkZ-like family protein produces the protein MHRLTRDEARRIAVRAQLLDADRPGDVVEVAEQIGAIKIDPTAVIAPSEQSVCWARIGWAYEPGQLSKAVEVDRLLFEYDGHFRPASLLPALRAIMPSRRLGGATRQYLDANAAFRADILTRLDRDGPLQASEIADTSAVQAKNESGWYGANQVPRMLELMSYLGDVAISGRVGRQRVWDLPERVYAGTDASMNPADAEEVLAGRRLQAYGIARQRSPWAGVGTAGEEAEVEGSSWRWRVDPEAIAALDDDPGGRAAILNPYDRMLFDRPRLTELFDFTFVLEQFKPKHQRVYGYFAHPILVGDRFVALLDAALDKKKENLVVAAVHELAPIDDDEREMIHAEIRDLGDWLGVPVRGLE, from the coding sequence ATGCACCGGCTCACGAGGGACGAGGCGCGCCGCATCGCGGTGCGCGCGCAGCTGCTCGACGCGGATCGCCCCGGCGACGTGGTCGAGGTCGCCGAGCAGATCGGCGCGATCAAGATCGATCCGACGGCGGTCATCGCTCCCAGCGAGCAGTCCGTCTGCTGGGCGCGGATCGGCTGGGCGTACGAACCCGGTCAGCTCTCGAAGGCCGTCGAGGTCGACCGGCTGCTCTTCGAATACGACGGGCACTTCCGCCCGGCATCCCTCCTTCCCGCCTTGCGGGCGATCATGCCCAGCCGACGGCTCGGCGGCGCGACGCGGCAGTACCTCGACGCCAACGCGGCGTTCCGCGCCGACATCCTGACGCGCCTCGATCGGGACGGGCCGTTGCAGGCGTCCGAGATCGCCGACACCAGCGCCGTCCAGGCGAAGAACGAGAGCGGCTGGTACGGCGCCAATCAGGTGCCGCGCATGCTCGAACTCATGTCGTACCTCGGCGACGTCGCGATCAGCGGTCGCGTCGGGCGTCAGCGGGTGTGGGACCTTCCCGAGCGCGTGTACGCGGGGACGGATGCCTCGATGAACCCGGCCGACGCCGAAGAAGTTCTCGCGGGTCGGCGTCTGCAGGCGTACGGCATCGCGCGGCAGAGGTCACCGTGGGCGGGCGTCGGCACCGCGGGGGAGGAGGCCGAGGTCGAGGGGAGTTCCTGGCGCTGGCGGGTCGACCCCGAGGCGATCGCGGCGCTCGACGACGATCCCGGCGGCCGTGCGGCGATCCTGAACCCCTACGACCGGATGCTGTTCGACCGACCGCGTCTGACCGAACTGTTCGACTTCACCTTCGTGCTCGAGCAGTTCAAGCCGAAGCACCAGCGGGTCTACGGCTACTTCGCGCATCCGATCCTGGTGGGCGACCGCTTCGTCGCTCTGCTCGACGCCGCGCTCGACAAGAAGAAGGAGAACCTCGTTGTGGCTGCGGTCCACGAGCTGGCGCCGATCGACGACGACGAGCGCGAGATGATCCACGCCGAGATCCGGGACCTCGGCGACTGGCTCGGGGTCCCGGTTCGCGGCCTGGAGTGA
- a CDS encoding aldo/keto reductase, with product MTVLGTSDLTVFPLSFGGNVFGWTADRDTSFAVLDAFAAAGGDFVDTADVYSAWVPGNSGGESETILGEWIASRRPSGVVIATKVSKHPAFPGLSAGTVRAGAEASLKRLGVDTIDVYYAHAEDDETPLEETVAAFGALVSDGLIRYPAISNFSAENTREWVRLAREQGVAEPIVTQPRYNLVDRAIERDVKPTAEELGLTVVPYSALASGFLTGKYRSTDASGQSSPRAGSAAAYATPEGLAVLTALDDVAAAHDVAPASVALAWLRAKGTVPIASASRVDQVGALIAGATLDLAADEVAALDAASAPFVG from the coding sequence ATGACTGTTCTCGGCACGAGCGACCTGACCGTGTTCCCCCTCTCCTTCGGCGGCAACGTCTTCGGCTGGACCGCGGATCGCGACACCTCCTTCGCCGTCCTCGACGCCTTCGCCGCTGCCGGCGGCGACTTCGTTGACACGGCGGATGTCTACAGCGCCTGGGTGCCGGGCAACTCCGGCGGCGAGAGCGAGACCATCCTCGGCGAGTGGATCGCGTCGCGCCGCCCGTCCGGCGTCGTGATCGCCACGAAGGTCTCGAAGCACCCCGCGTTCCCCGGTCTGTCTGCGGGCACCGTGCGGGCCGGCGCCGAGGCCTCGCTGAAGCGTCTCGGCGTCGACACGATCGACGTCTACTACGCGCACGCCGAAGACGACGAGACTCCGCTCGAAGAGACGGTGGCCGCGTTCGGCGCGCTCGTCTCCGATGGCCTCATCCGCTATCCGGCGATCTCGAACTTCTCCGCCGAGAACACCCGTGAGTGGGTGCGCCTGGCCCGCGAACAGGGCGTCGCGGAGCCGATCGTCACCCAGCCTCGATACAACCTCGTCGACCGCGCCATCGAGCGGGACGTGAAGCCCACCGCCGAGGAGCTCGGCCTCACGGTCGTCCCGTACTCTGCGCTCGCGAGCGGGTTCCTCACCGGCAAGTACCGCTCCACCGATGCGTCGGGTCAGTCCTCTCCGCGTGCCGGGTCGGCTGCCGCCTATGCGACACCGGAGGGACTCGCCGTCCTCACGGCGCTCGACGACGTGGCGGCGGCGCACGATGTTGCCCCTGCATCCGTCGCCCTCGCCTGGCTGCGCGCGAAGGGCACCGTCCCCATTGCGTCGGCGTCGCGGGTCGACCAGGTGGGCGCTCTCATCGCCGGCGCGACGCTCGACCTCGCCGCCGACGAGGTCGCCGCTCTCGACGCGGCATCCGCTCCGTTCGTCGGCTGA
- a CDS encoding helix-turn-helix domain-containing protein codes for MSVSYAQLQQESPGIFTEACPSRTVLDHIMSKWGVLVLLSLTDGTRRWGELRRSVDGISEKMLATTLRTLAADGIVERTSYPEVPPRVEYSLTPRGIELMERVMPLMSWIQANAEDIVTR; via the coding sequence ATGTCGGTCAGTTACGCGCAGTTGCAGCAGGAGTCGCCGGGGATCTTCACGGAGGCCTGCCCCTCGCGGACCGTTCTGGATCACATCATGAGCAAGTGGGGCGTGCTCGTCCTCCTCTCCCTCACCGACGGCACGCGTCGATGGGGCGAATTGCGGCGCAGCGTCGACGGCATCAGCGAGAAGATGCTGGCGACCACTCTCCGCACCCTCGCCGCCGACGGCATCGTCGAGCGGACGTCGTACCCCGAGGTCCCGCCGCGGGTCGAGTACTCCCTGACGCCCCGAGGCATCGAGCTGATGGAGCGTGTCATGCCCCTCATGAGCTGGATCCAGGCCAACGCGGAGGACATCGTCACACGCTGA
- a CDS encoding LLM class flavin-dependent oxidoreductase codes for MQSFGTLSFGHYGPLGGGRELTAGDSLKQAIDLAQGMDELGVNGAYFRVHHFARQQASPMPLLAAIAARTSHIEVGTGVIDMRYENPLYLAEEAAALDLISDGRLALGVSRGSPESVVRGYETFGYTGSEDPRGADLAREHFDLFLRAIDGEGLAESDPHSPFGGGQGMQRIEPHSPGLRSRVWWGAGNRDSAEWAGRMGVNLMSSTLLTSADGRPFDILQAEQIDAFRTSWREAGHTGTPRVSVSRSIFPITTAEDAMYFGGRSDGDQIGVIDGMRSTFGKTYAGTPDELVEQLQHDAAVREADTLMLTIPSQLGVEFNLRLVESFATYVAPSLGWVPSHAVATV; via the coding sequence ATGCAGAGCTTCGGAACGCTGTCCTTCGGTCATTACGGCCCCCTCGGCGGGGGTCGCGAACTCACCGCCGGCGACTCGCTGAAGCAGGCGATCGACCTGGCCCAGGGCATGGACGAGCTGGGCGTCAACGGCGCCTATTTCCGCGTGCACCACTTCGCCCGACAGCAGGCGTCGCCCATGCCGCTGCTCGCCGCGATCGCGGCGCGGACCTCGCACATCGAGGTCGGGACCGGCGTCATCGACATGCGGTACGAGAACCCCCTCTACCTCGCCGAAGAGGCCGCGGCCCTCGACCTCATCAGTGACGGCCGACTCGCCCTCGGCGTCAGCCGTGGGTCACCCGAGAGCGTTGTCCGCGGCTACGAGACCTTCGGGTACACCGGCTCGGAAGACCCCCGCGGCGCGGACCTCGCCCGCGAACACTTCGACCTCTTCCTCCGCGCGATCGACGGCGAAGGCCTCGCCGAAAGCGACCCGCACAGCCCGTTCGGCGGAGGTCAGGGGATGCAGCGGATCGAACCGCACTCCCCCGGGCTCCGCTCGCGCGTCTGGTGGGGTGCGGGCAACCGCGATTCGGCCGAATGGGCCGGTCGCATGGGTGTCAACCTCATGTCGTCGACGCTCCTCACTTCAGCCGACGGACGGCCCTTCGACATCCTGCAGGCCGAGCAGATCGATGCGTTCCGCACGTCGTGGCGTGAGGCCGGGCACACCGGTACGCCGCGGGTGTCGGTGAGCCGCAGCATCTTCCCGATCACGACGGCCGAGGACGCCATGTACTTCGGCGGACGCTCGGATGGCGACCAGATCGGCGTCATCGACGGGATGAGGTCGACCTTCGGCAAGACCTACGCCGGCACGCCCGACGAACTGGTCGAGCAGTTGCAGCACGACGCCGCGGTGCGCGAAGCCGACACGCTCATGCTCACCATCCCGAGCCAGTTGGGTGTCGAGTTCAACCTGCGCCTCGTCGAGTCGTTCGCGACCTACGTCGCCCCGTCGCTGGGCTGGGTGCCGTCGCACGCGGTCGCGACCGTCTGA
- a CDS encoding ASCH domain-containing protein: MSSRASVSEFWRECREIVGGLPEAEPEAWGFGATPPQADDLLSLVLAGTKTATASSLRDYEADGDPVPAAGDLSIVLDGSGAPRALIRTITVDIVPFREVTADHAVAEGEGDLSLEGWRAAHERFWRTHSSDPRGFEPDMPVVCERFELLHPAAGRH, translated from the coding sequence ATGAGTTCGCGTGCGTCTGTGTCCGAGTTCTGGCGGGAGTGCCGTGAGATCGTCGGCGGGCTTCCCGAAGCCGAGCCGGAGGCGTGGGGTTTCGGGGCGACTCCGCCGCAGGCCGACGACCTGCTTTCACTGGTGCTCGCCGGCACCAAGACCGCCACGGCGTCGTCGCTGCGCGACTACGAGGCCGACGGCGACCCGGTGCCGGCGGCCGGCGACCTCAGCATCGTGCTCGACGGAAGCGGAGCCCCTCGCGCGCTGATCCGGACCATCACCGTCGACATCGTCCCGTTCCGCGAGGTGACGGCCGACCATGCCGTCGCGGAGGGGGAGGGTGACCTCTCGCTCGAGGGGTGGCGCGCCGCGCACGAACGGTTCTGGCGCACCCACTCGAGCGACCCGCGGGGGTTCGAGCCCGACATGCCCGTCGTCTGCGAACGCTTCGAGCTGCTGCATCCAGCGGCCGGGAGGCACTGA
- a CDS encoding SDR family oxidoreductase yields the protein MTILVTAASGQLGHLVVDALIARGASPDSIVAGARTVAKAADLADKGVRVVPLDYTVPESIDAALDGVDSVLLISGSEPGNRVPGHLNVIAAAARAGVSKLAYTSVSHADTVELVLAPEHKATEEAIAASGVPAVLLRNNWYMENYAGDLAGAAQTGVFSAAVGDAAVSAAARVDFAEAAAVVLLEDGHVGRTYELAGPRATYADIAAAMSEVLGREVVYAPATTEELSTRLASFGLDEATVGFVVALDTDISRGALDVSEQDLTNLIGRPTTSWVEAFRALTPAS from the coding sequence ATGACCATCCTCGTCACCGCCGCCAGCGGACAACTCGGACACCTCGTCGTCGACGCGCTCATCGCTCGCGGGGCCTCCCCCGACAGCATCGTCGCGGGTGCTCGCACGGTGGCGAAGGCCGCCGACCTCGCCGACAAGGGAGTCCGCGTCGTGCCGCTCGACTACACCGTGCCCGAGTCGATCGATGCCGCCCTCGACGGCGTCGACAGCGTGCTGCTGATCTCGGGGTCCGAGCCGGGCAACCGCGTCCCCGGTCACCTCAACGTCATCGCCGCGGCCGCGCGCGCGGGTGTGAGCAAGCTCGCCTACACGAGCGTCTCCCATGCCGACACGGTCGAGCTCGTCCTCGCACCCGAGCACAAGGCGACCGAAGAAGCCATCGCCGCCAGCGGCGTTCCCGCTGTCCTGTTGCGCAACAACTGGTACATGGAGAACTACGCCGGCGATCTGGCCGGCGCCGCGCAGACCGGCGTGTTCTCGGCTGCGGTCGGTGACGCCGCCGTGTCTGCCGCGGCGCGAGTCGACTTCGCCGAGGCGGCCGCGGTCGTCCTCCTCGAGGACGGTCACGTCGGTCGCACCTATGAGCTCGCCGGCCCGCGCGCAACCTACGCCGACATCGCCGCCGCGATGAGCGAGGTGCTCGGCCGCGAGGTCGTCTACGCCCCGGCCACGACAGAAGAGCTGTCCACCCGCCTCGCTTCCTTCGGTCTCGACGAGGCGACGGTCGGGTTCGTCGTCGCGCTCGACACGGACATCTCGCGCGGCGCCCTGGATGTCAGCGAGCAGGACCTGACGAACCTCATCGGACGCCCCACCACGTCGTGGGTCGAGGCGTTCCGCGCCCTCACTCCCGCGAGCTGA
- a CDS encoding sulfurtransferase, with the protein MASVLNISAYLFTHIADPASLRPVLQERADARGLRGTILVAEEGINLFLAGPAEDVRGFVDALREDERFAALTTKESWSVDQPFQKMLVKHKREIIRMDRPTIRPEAGRAPAVDPLTLRRWLESGVDDDGREVVLLDTRNAFEVDHGTFAGALDWRIEKFTEFPDAAAAHRDELVGKTVVSFCTGGIRCEKAALVLREAGIDARQLDGGILGYFEHAGGDGFEGDCFVFDERRTVDAKLQPTS; encoded by the coding sequence GTGGCATCCGTCCTGAACATCTCCGCCTACCTCTTCACGCACATCGCGGACCCGGCGTCGCTGCGTCCCGTGCTGCAGGAGCGCGCGGACGCGCGCGGCCTGCGCGGCACGATCCTCGTCGCCGAAGAGGGGATCAACCTGTTCCTCGCGGGACCGGCGGAGGACGTACGCGGGTTCGTCGACGCGCTGCGCGAAGACGAGCGCTTCGCTGCGCTGACGACGAAGGAGAGCTGGTCGGTCGACCAGCCGTTCCAGAAGATGCTCGTCAAGCACAAGCGCGAGATCATCCGCATGGACCGCCCGACGATCCGTCCCGAAGCCGGCCGCGCTCCGGCCGTCGACCCGCTGACACTCCGCCGCTGGCTCGAGAGCGGCGTCGACGACGACGGCCGCGAGGTCGTCCTGCTCGATACGCGGAACGCGTTCGAGGTCGATCACGGTACGTTCGCGGGTGCGCTCGACTGGCGCATCGAGAAGTTCACCGAGTTCCCGGATGCCGCAGCCGCGCACCGCGACGAGCTCGTCGGCAAGACCGTCGTCAGCTTCTGCACCGGCGGCATCCGTTGCGAGAAGGCGGCGCTCGTCCTCCGCGAGGCCGGGATCGACGCGCGGCAGCTCGACGGCGGTATCCTCGGGTACTTCGAGCACGCCGGGGGAGACGGTTTCGAGGGGGACTGCTTCGTCTTCGACGAGCGACGGACCGTCGACGCGAAGCTCCAGCCCACGAGCTGA
- a CDS encoding SDR family NAD(P)-dependent oxidoreductase: MTDTVLTAATSIGDWLDSEIGGPLIRGLVAAGGGSAESLAPVRALPLQQLVVLSQGAMPQAAVDDLVRQANGGVLPEAEVTGWVEPTSAGRFAGKTVIVTGAASGIGRATAGRIAREGGRVIATDISADRLAEFAASMSDADIVTVAGDVTRQDSVDAIVAAAGSRIDALANVAGINDDFSPLGETSDAMWDRVIAVNLTGPFKLTRAVLPAMLASGAGSIVNVASEAALRGSASGNAYTTSKHAIVGLTKSAAVMYGPKGLRVNAVAPGGVASGIPFPPNVSEYGQQRLGSFHSTIPSVATPEQLAASITFLLSDDGVNINGAVLASDGGWSAQ, translated from the coding sequence ATGACAGACACGGTCCTCACCGCCGCCACCAGCATCGGCGACTGGCTCGACAGCGAGATCGGCGGCCCGCTGATCCGCGGGCTTGTCGCCGCCGGCGGCGGATCCGCTGAGTCCCTCGCGCCCGTGCGGGCGCTTCCGCTCCAGCAACTCGTCGTGCTCAGCCAGGGCGCCATGCCGCAGGCCGCCGTGGACGATCTTGTCCGGCAGGCCAACGGTGGTGTCCTCCCCGAGGCCGAGGTGACCGGCTGGGTCGAGCCGACGTCCGCCGGCCGCTTCGCCGGTAAGACCGTGATCGTCACCGGCGCGGCATCCGGCATCGGTCGCGCGACCGCGGGCCGGATCGCCCGTGAGGGCGGCCGCGTGATCGCCACCGACATCTCGGCGGATCGTCTGGCCGAGTTCGCCGCATCGATGTCGGATGCCGACATCGTCACCGTGGCCGGTGACGTCACGAGACAGGATTCGGTCGACGCCATCGTCGCTGCCGCGGGGTCGCGGATCGACGCGCTCGCGAACGTGGCGGGCATCAACGACGATTTCTCGCCGCTCGGCGAGACGTCCGACGCCATGTGGGATCGCGTCATCGCCGTCAACCTCACCGGTCCCTTCAAGCTGACCCGCGCCGTCCTGCCCGCCATGCTCGCGTCCGGTGCCGGATCGATCGTCAACGTCGCGAGCGAAGCAGCCCTTCGCGGCAGCGCTTCGGGCAACGCCTACACGACCAGCAAGCACGCCATCGTGGGGCTGACCAAGAGCGCGGCTGTCATGTACGGGCCGAAGGGGCTTCGCGTCAACGCCGTCGCACCCGGCGGGGTGGCCAGCGGCATCCCATTCCCTCCGAATGTCTCCGAGTACGGTCAGCAGCGTCTGGGTTCGTTCCACAGCACGATCCCCAGCGTCGCGACGCCGGAGCAGCTCGCCGCGTCGATCACGTTCCTGCTCTCCGATGACGGCGTCAACATCAACGGTGCGGTGCTCGCCAGTGACGGCGGCTGGTCGGCGCAGTAG
- a CDS encoding TetR/AcrR family transcriptional regulator C-terminal domain-containing protein, with the protein MTGTSRRGRGTRAGLDRDRILTAARDLDPATLTMQQVADALGVDRKALNHHVTDRESLLEMLAVDAFRRRFASSESDLGTTWQDACRGYARAVTSSLMDIGTWVGHLPFATPDDLAIVEPAEEVASRLREAGFDLETTSRGMHLLMSICQGFAREVVASGYSAQDPQVAHLRDALGSSAGGYPVLRELVDAAFDNHGEAQLRFNVDAFIAGMERLL; encoded by the coding sequence ATGACCGGAACGTCCCGCCGCGGTCGCGGCACACGCGCGGGGCTCGATCGCGACCGCATCCTGACGGCTGCGCGAGACCTCGACCCGGCAACCCTCACGATGCAACAGGTCGCCGATGCGCTCGGCGTCGACCGGAAGGCACTCAACCATCACGTGACGGACCGCGAGAGCCTTCTCGAGATGCTCGCGGTCGATGCCTTCCGCCGCCGCTTCGCGTCGTCGGAGTCCGACCTCGGCACGACCTGGCAGGACGCGTGCCGGGGCTACGCCCGCGCAGTGACCTCGAGCCTGATGGACATCGGCACCTGGGTCGGTCACCTTCCGTTCGCGACGCCGGATGACCTCGCGATCGTCGAGCCTGCCGAGGAAGTCGCTTCCCGCCTGCGCGAAGCGGGCTTCGATCTCGAAACCACGAGCCGCGGCATGCATCTGTTGATGAGCATCTGCCAGGGCTTCGCGCGCGAAGTGGTTGCGTCGGGGTACTCCGCGCAGGACCCCCAGGTCGCCCACCTCCGCGACGCGCTCGGCTCGTCGGCCGGTGGCTACCCCGTGCTCCGCGAGCTCGTCGACGCCGCCTTCGACAACCACGGCGAGGCGCAGTTGCGCTTCAACGTGGACGCGTTCATCGCAGGAATGGAACGTCTGCTCTGA
- a CDS encoding siderophore-interacting protein, producing MTAVLERPWAYSAFEVEVAASERLSTRFVRITLRGDALRNFAPWGLDQRIKLVLPLPGGGLADFGLLEEPTPHPSDWYSRWKELDEGERNVLRTYTPAAIRPEAGEIDVDVYVHTPAGPASVWATSARPGDRLVVTGPDRRMGWTGYGLHWHPGLARRVLLVADETAYPAARNIVSALDDGVVADVVVDAATPDDDLLSPYVGAPHRAVRVDRERSGALERAVIQWATATAELPREEVYVWLAGESGTVTSLRRLLTGRLGLPKERVAFLGYWREGGPLVG from the coding sequence ATGACCGCGGTTCTGGAGCGTCCCTGGGCGTACAGCGCGTTCGAGGTGGAGGTCGCCGCGTCGGAGCGGCTGAGCACGAGGTTCGTGCGGATCACCCTGCGAGGCGACGCGCTCCGGAACTTCGCGCCGTGGGGGCTCGACCAGCGCATCAAGCTCGTCCTCCCGTTGCCCGGCGGCGGGCTCGCCGATTTCGGATTGCTCGAGGAACCCACACCGCATCCGTCCGACTGGTACAGCCGGTGGAAGGAGCTCGACGAGGGGGAGCGGAACGTCCTGCGCACCTACACGCCCGCCGCGATCCGGCCCGAGGCGGGTGAGATCGACGTCGACGTCTACGTGCACACTCCCGCCGGGCCCGCCTCCGTGTGGGCGACATCGGCGCGTCCGGGCGACCGGCTCGTCGTGACCGGGCCCGATCGTCGCATGGGGTGGACGGGATACGGTCTGCACTGGCATCCCGGGTTGGCGCGGCGGGTGCTGCTGGTTGCGGACGAGACCGCGTACCCGGCGGCGCGGAACATCGTGTCAGCGCTGGACGACGGTGTCGTCGCCGACGTGGTGGTGGATGCCGCCACCCCCGACGACGACCTCCTGTCACCGTATGTCGGTGCTCCGCATCGAGCCGTCCGGGTCGATCGCGAGCGCTCGGGGGCACTCGAGCGCGCCGTCATCCAGTGGGCGACGGCGACGGCGGAGCTGCCCCGAGAGGAGGTCTACGTCTGGCTCGCCGGCGAGTCCGGCACCGTCACGTCGCTCCGTCGCCTGCTGACCGGTCGGCTGGGTCTCCCGAAGGAGCGGGTCGCGTTCCTCGGCTACTGGCGCGAAGGCGGTCCGCTCGTCGGCTGA